The DNA window aaacttcattatttacaatatgtataatttatattcacataaattattttttaatttttttatataaaatattaaaattttaaatatatatttttaaaaaaatttatcattaattcaGGTTAACTGTATAATTCAAGAAAAACTTCTTACTGGTTCAACTTCAAATTAGGTTTGATTACTATGATTGCGAGGGCATAATTTGTGGAGTATTTGGCAAAGCAATTTaccaataaacaaaaatgatggCAATGTATTCACGAAAGCAAATGGAAGCATTTAATCATGATTTCACTTAAGCACGCAGATGATTGGTACTTGGGACGGCAGGGGAGGACACATGTCAGTTaactaataaaaatgaaaataaaaataaaaatgatggtaCTAGATACCAGGAGTGTGCACTGTAGAGAGATCAAAGGTCATGTCAAAACAACACAACATGCTCCAAATCTCTGAAAGGAGTCTGAGTATGGCTGGAAGAGAGATTGGTAAtagaaataatacaaaaacagaCAAACACTCCCCCCCTCTCACTCTCAATCACTCACTCActtccctcctctctctctctctctctctctacatttCTACCTCTTTCTCCAATTGACTCACTCATAGCCTGCTTTTGCTTTCTCTCCGTCTCCTTAGCCTCTGCTTCTGGGGGCACCTTCCCCTTCTCCCTCGCTGATATCACCTCCCACAcaccactctctctctctactctcTACCCAAGTGTAAGACTCACACGCACACGCacactctctctccttttcttccaCTTCTCCCCCGGCCCCTGTACCTTAGCCGTGCCTACGTGCTCATCGTCATCATCTTTATATGCATATTATCTGTTCCGGCTAAGAAATTGAGAACAGATAAAGATcccagaagagaagaaaaacgtGCATGAGCCCTTTTTTTATCATCTGTCTTGTTGCATTAGCACATCATTTTCACTACAGGCGTAATAAGGAGAGGAGGCattcttgtttcattttttcaacTATCAACTAGCAAGGTAATTCTCACTCGAAAAAAATAgtaaggaggaggaggaggaggaaaataCTCAAAATCTGGGTGTAAAGCTTAGCTTTGAAGGATCGTTTCTCTTCCcccttttctcttctcctttctttgatAGGGAAAGATCATCCCCTTCATCCACCAATAATGGCCGTAAAGGGTTAAAGAAAGAACGAAAAGTTTGACTGAAGAAATCGAGGTCACGCACCCATAAGCAGTACTAGTACTATCCTCCTTTACATTATCTATCATATCATATGCATCGTtttctatatctttttttataaactccAAGCATGATATATTCTATTAATTGAACTCCCTAGACAAAGAGAATAGAATTAAGGAAATTCTTCATCCCAAGATCTCCCACAGACGGAGtcagagtttttttcttttcaagctaATTCTTCCCATTTATATCTTTATGATCTTTCCTTTTcatcgaatatatatatatatatatatatatatatatatatatatatatatgtttcattTCATCTACCTAGCTAGATAGCTGCTTTTTATATAAGATGTtgttttacaatatatatatatatatatatatatatatagtattatgGGTTCATCCCAAGATCTTTCCACACGTCTCTCAACCTTAAAAAGTATTTAGAGAAAATGAAGAAGCAAGCAATCAGAAGCTAGAAATCCTAGAATATGATAGCTAGCATTTGTATGAAATTCAAGCGAGATCTACTCGATCCCCAAATCTTTCCATCGAAAACAGTGAGACCCAAAACCTTTACCACACGAGATCCAATCCACAAAACTCAACTACTAAAATCAACCTCCCCtagctctttcttcctttttttccttcccaTCAGCCCCCATCGGCCTCCTTAAACCCTACAACCAGCTCCCCTTAAacatcaccttttcttttctttctgtgCAGTTCCCTTTGCTGATGCAACTACATAGGGTTTTTTTATAGACATAAACATTCATAAATAGATACAGAGAGATAGGAGACATAGAGTATATTATTTGGTAGCCGTAATTTTCTAAACTAGAAGATTCCATCAGTTGCTTAATTTATGCTGATAGACATATTTTGACCATATATATAAGCTATTGTATTACATACTGGCCTTTTTGAGCTAGATCTTTGAATCTCCATCCAAAAGCAGTAGGATTGTTTTGATTCCTCAATCAGAAGAGTAAACCAGTAGTTACAGGGCACAGATCCTGAAAAGGGTAATCTTTCCATTTTCAAGAGTCCTATATGCAGAAACTTTGTTCCAACGTATTTATTTGAAGCTGTCAACTTACCATTTCTTGTGTTCGTCTTccgttttttctttccttagttaaattctttctttacattttttagATCCCATCGTCTAAATAAGTACaccccaaaccctaaaattaGGATTCGCAGCCGCACCGCTACTTGTATCTTTAAGATTTCATTAATGTGTATTCCATCATCTAAcaattcatttcttcttcttcttttctgttaACCTTAATTGGGTTGTTTTTTGTGCTTCACCTAGCTAGCTAGATACCAGGCTTATTACATACTTTTCCCTGAATGATTGCTTTTATGTCAAATTAAGAACAAAAGTCCTCAAATTTCTCAAGTTGGGGTTTGCTGATTATTGCTCCCTCAATCCGTACGTACGTTATGGTATTTGATATAACTTGTTGTACACACAGAAAATCACACCTctttattcttcatttatttgtcAATTTATTTAAGTACGTACTAATggcttttgatgttttttttttcatgttttggttGCATTTCAGAGGAGAAGGTGGAAGATGGCTTCGTCGTCGAATTCTCCGTGCGCTGCCTGTAAGTTTCTGCGCCGTAAATGTCAAACTGAATGTGTCTTTGCTCCCTACTTCCCACCTGACCAGCCACAGAAATTCTCTAATGTCCATAAAGTTTTTGGGGCCAGCAATGTCACAAAACTTCTCAACGAACTGCACCCTTCTCAGCGAGAAGATGCTGTCAATTCTTTGGCCTATGAGGCTGACATGCGCCTCCGTGACCCAGTTTATGGCTGCGTTGGAGTCATTTCACTCCTTCAGCACCAACTTCGCCAACTGCAGATAGATCTTAGCTGTGCAAAATCAGAACTCTCCAAATATCAGAACTTGGGCATCACTGGCCATGCTGGATCACTAATTGCGGCCGCAGCAGCTGCAGCGACAGCCACGGCAACAGCCCATCACCACCAACATCCGCAAAACCTTGGGATCAATTTGATTGGAGCTGGAGGTGGAAGTAGGGATCACCACTACCACCATCAGTTTTTTCCCAAGGATCAGCAACAGATGATGAGAAGCTTCGATGCTGGGAATAACTACGATGCAAGCCTTCTTGCTATGAATGTCTCTGCAAGTATTGGACAACTTAATCATTTCCAGCAACCTAGAGCCGCTGCTGGGGATGACCGCCGCACCATTGACCCCTCTTAGGGTTTCTCTTCCGCAGGTAATTAAAATGTTCATTTGCCTCCTACTACCATGGTTTTGCTTTTTGTCTTCCGTTTTATCAGAATTTGTGGTGGATATATAAGTAGTAGttgtaataataacaataataattactaaaTTAGGGTCGCGCATTTTTGAAATAGCTAGAATTCATGAAACTAGGGTtggaatatattaataaattagaagATAACTTTTtggaaaataacatgtttttaggTTGACTTGGAAATTTCTCTCAACtgcaagttttgaaattttgactGAGTAAAAGGCtgataaaacagaaaaataaaagttgtcatTAATTTGCTGAGAAATTGAAAGGGGGTTCTCTTTTGTTGGTTCATTAGAGGGTTCTAATTCTCATAGGATTAATTACACTAGTTTGCATGTCATGCTATgctattttttggataaaaaattattttgaatataaaaaaattccaaatcctagagaattatatattatttttattaaatttatctcatgaatattcaatcttaaaacctttttatttgaatttttatctaatctagatttaaaattaaatcatatgagaGTTGTCTAACATAATCAATCAACTtgtttaatacaaaaataacctattttataattgttaaaataaaatttaacctaTTTTTAGTATAGTgggatatataatattataagtgTTTTCccgtcaatgttttttttaaaagaaagcaCAATTCTACCGAGACTTGGAATTATTTACTCAAGTAGTCGCGGTAAGGAATGTGAAGTTTTTACTCGGATATagtaaaatgtatttatttatttcagtaGAAATTAGAGCATGATTCCAACTGGGATATTTACTGAACCAGAAGCTAGACATGGATTCACAGGAGCAAACACTGTCGTCCTCCTCTGTTGACCAAGGTTATACCAAGAATCCTCTCTACACTACTGCAGAGACGAGTCATAGCTGTCAAATAATGTTTGATTCATGAACACTGTTTTTGGTCCACTGTACGTTCAAACTGTACAAGTCTCAGACTTGCTGTGTCCTTCTCCAGAATCAGCCTTCATAATTCATCAAACGCCCACGATTGCGTGAACCAGTTAACTATCATCTCATTTTGACACCACATATTCCTTGATCCCATAGAACCATTTAAAAATGTCAGAACACGCAACAATTTGCTACCTAAAAGTCTATATCAAGCTCTCTTGATCAacgtttttctcttcttttggcGTTTATGCAGGGCTCCACATCGAAGGGATTTactctagattaaaaaaaaaatgctagaaaGTGATGGGATGTTCTATCTCGATCGAATGAATACCACCTCGTCATAGAAATTTTTGCTGCGCGTTGTCTCagtttatatgtgtgtgtaacCCTCTCGATCAAAGCAAGATATGTATATTCTTGCCATGCCAAGAATGGAGGGACGTGCTTAACTCTTCCAGTCTCACAGTAGCTAGCATTCTTACAATGTGCCATGGCTGGCAGGCATGCATGGTCTGTTTTTTGTTTCCATCCTCTGAACCTCTTTCTGTTTGAACAGTGAGCACAGGCAGCAATTctatatatttgtaattttaatcatgtttttctttaccctttttctttctttggtcTACCATTTGATGCTTCTGTCATGAATTATTGTTGAACATGGTTGCTTTAAGTGATGACTTCTCAATTTCACCTAGTTCGGAATCCTATGTGAAGCTTGTTCCCTCTCGTACGTACTTGAGGTGATAATGACTTGAAAAAATCACTGTAAAGATTCTATGTAAGTTAGCTTTGATGAAGAAACCTtgatttaaaactatatatataaggtATACTTAATTTTAGCGTCTGGGGATTTTTTTGGAGGAAAGGAAGGGGTGCAAGATTGACGAATTCGTTTTCCAGAAAGCAGCTAGGGAAAATATGAAAACCACACCAATTTCTATTGTAAATTAATCCATATagctcatgaaaaaaatattgtgtaaTTAATGGGTTTTCTCCGTCAAATGAGATGGCAATTTCATCATGCATACGTATTCAATCCAATAtagaaaaatgagttttttataataattatcttaatagatgaataataaattgtataaatattatcaaattcaatttaaattaaattcaaactcATCTCGATATATATACATTCATATCATgtgcgcatatatatatatggataatAAACATGTTATAAATATAGTAGAAATTTCATCTATGAGTATccattatttttgtaattttattatagtttttttgttagtaTAATGTCAGTTAaacaataatttgatatttgaccaaatacagaaaacaaacaaaaagcatAATAAAACCCAAACAcccttaaaagaaataaaattacaaagggTGTTAAgaggctattttttttattattattattatcagatatacttagaaaataatttatatttgatataaaaaaaaaagtataggtACGTGTGGTGCACTGTTCAATAGGTAGGAGCTTTTGAGCCTCACAAACAGTGCCGGCGCATACaatcatccaaaaaatattttttttattgtgtcgtTGAAAACACCAATGCATCCTCTTTCTAGAGGGGTGACGCGTGTCAGCTTTGGTGGCCTAGTTTGTtgctaatgaattttttttttttttttatcttttccccTGAAAATCATAGGTTCACccttttgttataatattttaactttaaattcttattgttttgatttttattcttgattttttgtaaaagttttatttgtttttaattttattattttatcctaatttatcatatattatttttttcaatttgatcttcatcctttcgattatttttttggccttttaatattgaattgatttttcttttcattcttacccttcaatcaaaaaattatttgtatttcttatttcagttttgatcctcatttatcctcattctatttttttattgttcttttgtgaaattaatttttttctaatttcacctttcaataaaaaataaaatttattttgtatttcaatattgctccttattattttaattttaattttttattttgaatccttttgtataattatttttaaaaaattttataccttcaatatttgattgttttggaatttagtatcatgattttttttcaaataaggtATTTTTGGTTTAATAACCAAGATCATGAGTTTAGAAAGTTAATGCAGAttgacattattattttttttaactagcttCAAGATTTTcatcgttttcttttcttttatattatcatgATCTCGAGACCTGTTCCGTGAATTTAACGAGATAATCCAGATTGGCTCAGTCCTGCTTATTGATATTACAAGTTGATCATgctaacttgtatttttttttaggttctttttttatccaattatatttaatgggttgagaattgagttatattgtgtattttttccttaaaaaaaatctcatattatcattataatttttttaaaaaaattagtgcaTACATTTattgtcatgatttttttattacctgattaaaataaaccaatttatttaatttaatcggGTCTCCAAActaaatcacatttttttttattgttctttgaAACATATTGACAGCATTTCAACGTCATCATATATATCACGGGTCCGCATCTAGTTTTCACTAAATTTGCATTCACGCTGGCATCCCTTTTCCCAATAATTGATGTTTTTCTCTTGGATTTTACTCTTTTCGACGCATGTTTCTTTTCtattaacttaataaaataatttaataaaacgtTATCTACTTGTTTTTAACTAGGTCAAATATATCTATTTAAGGATATAAATAAAGCAGATATTGttagtttttaaaactaaaaacaccTAGACTATAAATTATTGAAAGTGTAAAACGccctaaatagaaaaaatgaaactacatatattttaaatagaaaaaataagagcacgcacactcaaaataaaaataaaacaaaacattcaTGCATCCTTATTGTACATGTCAATGTGCAGTAAGTTAATTTGGCATCACATTAGTATATATTTAACGAATCTTGCAGGTGTATTTAACTAATCCAATCATGCTTAGAATTGGATTATTACATATTTGTTCATAATCCTAAAATATCGATTTTGTCTTTGagtaaattaactttttataacATGGATTTCAGAAACTAATCACTGAATAAAAATAGAAGGATTCAATATCatgggttttttatttaaaattaaaaggataaaataattattcagaTAAAAACACAgagattaaataatatatatgataacGGCATAATTAAGCAAATTGAttggaagagaaaaataaaggattCCATAAATGCACGGGCAGAATGATGTCAAAAGTTTTACTGCAAGGGCTTCGTATCTTTCCAAGACAAGCTAGCAGCGTATCCTCTTTCTGATCTATGAAAGCTAAGATGCTAGCAGCGTATCCTCTTTCTGATCTATGAAAGCTAAGATCTTCAGATGGGATGTAGCAGAACTTGAAGAAGCAGTACTGTGTAAGTGTTAAttaccctatatatatatatatatacacacacacacacagcaaTAGTTGTACCATTATATCTGTGCGTgacattttaaaaatgcttgAGCTGATTTGGTTAAGAATTGCTATGGATACTGTTGAGCAAAGGGCATTTCCCGGACAAAAACAGAAGACAACTGAATAAGACAAAAAGGAAAGTGTAGAGACCCCCAAGAAAAAATCCTCTCTTTTGCTGAATGCCAGAAGCATGAAAGGCCGTTGCAGGGGAAATGCCAATGGAGAAAAAGGAGCCATTTATTACTAATTAATTATACTGCAATGCAAGAACCACAGACAGATCATCAAGCACAGAAAAGCTGGGAAttcaagttgagaaataatgCAAGGTTAAAGAAGGCCAGCGTCCATACAAATGCATGCTGCTTCGACCCTTTTTAACAATCAAATCAACTGTGTGGTGAACCGTAGTAAA is part of the Populus alba chromosome 10, ASM523922v2, whole genome shotgun sequence genome and encodes:
- the LOC118043124 gene encoding protein ASYMMETRIC LEAVES 2 isoform X1 is translated as MRRRWKMASSSNSPCAACKFLRRKCQTECVFAPYFPPDQPQKFSNVHKVFGASNVTKLLNELHPSQREDAVNSLAYEADMRLRDPVYGCVGVISLLQHQLRQLQIDLSCAKSELSKYQNLGITGHAGSLIAAAAAAATATATAHHHQHPQNLGINLIGAGGGSRDHHYHHQFFPKDQQQMMRSFDAGNNYDASLLAMNVSASIGQLNHFQQPRAAAGDDRRTIDPS
- the LOC118043124 gene encoding protein ASYMMETRIC LEAVES 2 isoform X2; the encoded protein is MASSSNSPCAACKFLRRKCQTECVFAPYFPPDQPQKFSNVHKVFGASNVTKLLNELHPSQREDAVNSLAYEADMRLRDPVYGCVGVISLLQHQLRQLQIDLSCAKSELSKYQNLGITGHAGSLIAAAAAAATATATAHHHQHPQNLGINLIGAGGGSRDHHYHHQFFPKDQQQMMRSFDAGNNYDASLLAMNVSASIGQLNHFQQPRAAAGDDRRTIDPS